One Actinomycetota bacterium DNA segment encodes these proteins:
- a CDS encoding trehalase family glycosidase, translating to MTGPGIEPGPLTPSEWRRLFQESIRVLELNEVDEGEIYYHMPSYHHYPSLFGWDSGFHAVAMLHVDVRKAARELETLFRQVRDDGHLPHEVLLPHRTEHPWLRNIQTWLVRWEFDRRGASYMIDPPSYHYAALLVYERTGDREWLNRLWPNMCRSLDFLLEKRNVFGDGLVTIFHPWESGTDMSPQFFQAMGLERGGLRSVLRSDLYPTALFAFNRALGWDPEKLARADRFVCQELTVNCLTIRACRSMALLSREMGEPERERRYEERAMDIMGALDDLCWDEEKGCYFPRFGFRRPRLARKKTADSLMPLFGGLCREERAVRLIEDHLLNPREFFTPYPVPFNPLDELEREERWVENSLWAGHCVWVNFCWMLAIALDEYGYRDVAREITRRAVRMILREGFYEFYDSRDGKGRRIPDFCWPALALDMVARFWPEIVDEEEG from the coding sequence ATGACCGGGCCGGGGATCGAGCCTGGGCCGCTGACCCCCTCGGAGTGGCGCAGGCTTTTCCAGGAATCCATCCGGGTCCTCGAGCTCAACGAGGTGGACGAGGGCGAAATCTACTATCACATGCCCTCCTATCACCATTATCCCTCCCTCTTTGGGTGGGACAGCGGGTTTCACGCCGTGGCTATGCTGCACGTAGATGTCCGCAAGGCGGCCCGGGAGCTGGAGACCCTGTTCCGGCAGGTGAGGGATGACGGCCACCTCCCCCACGAGGTCCTGTTGCCCCATCGCACCGAGCATCCCTGGCTGCGCAACATCCAGACCTGGCTGGTGCGTTGGGAGTTCGATCGCCGGGGCGCCTCCTACATGATCGATCCTCCCAGCTACCATTACGCCGCTCTCCTGGTGTATGAAAGGACGGGGGACAGGGAGTGGTTGAATAGGCTGTGGCCGAACATGTGCCGGAGCCTGGACTTTCTCCTGGAGAAACGGAACGTGTTCGGCGACGGCCTGGTCACCATCTTCCACCCCTGGGAATCGGGGACCGACATGTCCCCCCAGTTCTTCCAGGCCATGGGCTTGGAACGCGGGGGGTTGCGGAGCGTGCTGCGCTCCGATCTCTACCCCACTGCCCTCTTCGCCTTCAACCGGGCGCTGGGATGGGACCCGGAAAAGCTGGCCCGGGCCGACCGCTTCGTCTGCCAGGAGCTCACCGTCAATTGCCTGACCATTCGCGCCTGCCGCAGCATGGCCCTACTGTCCCGGGAGATGGGGGAACCGGAAAGGGAGAGAAGGTACGAGGAGAGGGCAATGGACATCATGGGGGCGCTGGACGATCTGTGCTGGGACGAGGAAAAGGGATGCTACTTCCCGCGCTTCGGTTTCCGGAGGCCGCGCCTGGCCAGGAAGAAGACCGCCGATTCCCTCATGCCCCTCTTTGGGGGCCTGTGCAGGGAGGAAAGGGCGGTGAGGCTGATCGAGGACCACCTTCTGAATCCCAGGGAGTTCTTCACCCCCTACCCCGTCCCCTTCAACCCCCTGGACGAGCTGGAGAGAGAGGAGAGGTGGGTGGAGAACAGCCTCTGGGCCGGGCACTGCGTGTGGGTCAACTTCTGCTGGATGCTTGCCATTGCGCTGGACGAGTACGGATACCGGGACGTGGCGCGAGAGATCACCCGCCGGGCGGTAAGGATGATCCTCCGGGAGGGCTTCTACGAGTTCTACGATTCCCGCGATGGGAAGGGCAGGAGGATACCCGATTTCTGCTGGCCGGCACTGGCCCTGGACATGGTAGCCAGGTTCTGGCCGGAAATCGTAGACGAGGAGGAAGGGTAG
- a CDS encoding phage holin family protein, whose amino-acid sequence MSRISEVKTRVERLIGLGSRMKSQLTALGGPAGEELKGKLKESGKRIAIGAAVALFGLSVIAVAAVYIIAVVTLLVNIALDRLWLSALIVVFGSFLLGGIIVAVGISMLRKGAGGLKEPGEEVVGEIKSTGEEIKETLDELQEMARKEAEARQQQLQEAVNQLKVVAPYLVGAYLGYRLVKGVVKARRKRFLRQVKELIEEEEG is encoded by the coding sequence GTGAGCAGAATTTCAGAGGTCAAAACGCGGGTCGAGCGCCTCATCGGGCTGGGGTCAAGGATGAAATCGCAGCTTACCGCCCTGGGCGGTCCGGCCGGGGAGGAGCTGAAGGGCAAACTCAAAGAGAGCGGCAAGCGAATCGCCATAGGCGCCGCCGTCGCCCTATTCGGTCTCTCGGTCATCGCGGTGGCGGCGGTCTACATCATCGCGGTGGTCACACTGCTGGTGAACATCGCTCTGGACCGCCTCTGGCTTTCCGCCCTCATCGTGGTGTTCGGCTCCTTTCTGCTGGGCGGGATCATCGTGGCCGTGGGGATAAGCATGCTCAGGAAGGGGGCCGGGGGCCTGAAGGAGCCGGGCGAAGAGGTGGTGGGAGAGATAAAGAGCACCGGGGAGGAGATCAAGGAGACCTTAGATGAATTACAGGAGATGGCTCGTAAGGAGGCCGAGGCGAGGCAGCAGCAGCTCCAGGAAGCCGTTAACCAGCTGAAGGTGGTGGCCCCTTACCTGGTGGGCGCGTACTTGGGGTACCGGCTCGTGAAAGGGGTGGTGAAGGCGAGGAGGAAGAGATTCCTCCGGCAGGTGAAGGAGCTGATTGAGGAAGAGGAAGGCTAA
- a CDS encoding PD-(D/E)XK nuclease family protein — MIYSHSQLETYEKCPHKYRILYLERVKAGRRSIEAFMGSLVHSALEKLYRDLRMSRLPELEELNRFFIDNWRASYGDDVFIVRSEYSEEDYLNTGLRCLGDYYRRYYPFRGGGRPLWLERKVQIPLRDEEGRQVNFIGILDRLDYLEGGKYEIHDYKTSQILPSQEALEGDRQLSLYQLAVEAAFPDAREVELVWHYLVFDRELRLRRERESLEEVAAGALRVIREIEEAKDFPPRESELCDWCEVQEYCPRRKHLYMVSRLPERELGMDRGIQLVDEYAEWHARKKEAEENLERVRKEILEFAEFHGVEKIQGTSSVLSLSRAVRPVLPSAGSEERRRLEETLREAGKWEEVCTLNPIRVGSLVSAEEVEEETRARLRELLSWEESVTLRIRKLPDQAGT, encoded by the coding sequence TTGATTTACTCCCACTCCCAGCTGGAGACCTACGAGAAGTGCCCCCACAAGTACCGCATACTCTACCTGGAGAGAGTGAAAGCGGGCAGGAGGAGCATAGAGGCCTTCATGGGGTCCCTGGTCCATTCGGCCTTGGAGAAGCTTTACCGGGACCTCCGGATGTCCCGTCTTCCGGAACTGGAGGAGCTGAACCGCTTTTTCATCGACAACTGGAGGGCTTCCTACGGCGATGACGTGTTCATCGTACGCAGCGAGTACAGCGAGGAGGATTACCTGAACACCGGGCTGAGGTGCCTGGGCGATTACTACCGGCGGTATTATCCCTTCCGCGGCGGGGGCAGACCATTGTGGCTGGAGAGGAAGGTACAGATACCCCTCCGGGACGAGGAGGGCCGCCAGGTGAACTTCATCGGCATCCTGGACCGCCTGGACTACCTGGAGGGTGGGAAGTACGAGATCCACGATTATAAGACCTCGCAGATACTGCCCTCCCAGGAGGCGCTGGAAGGGGACCGACAGCTGAGCCTCTACCAGCTGGCGGTGGAGGCCGCTTTCCCGGACGCGCGGGAGGTGGAGCTGGTCTGGCATTACCTGGTCTTCGACCGCGAGCTGCGCCTCCGGCGGGAGAGGGAGAGCCTGGAGGAGGTGGCCGCGGGCGCCTTGAGGGTGATCCGGGAAATCGAGGAGGCTAAGGATTTTCCTCCCCGGGAGAGCGAATTATGCGACTGGTGCGAGGTCCAGGAATACTGCCCCCGCCGCAAGCATCTGTACATGGTGTCCAGGTTGCCGGAGCGCGAACTGGGGATGGACCGCGGCATCCAGCTGGTCGACGAGTACGCGGAGTGGCACGCGCGGAAAAAGGAGGCGGAGGAGAACCTAGAAAGGGTGCGGAAGGAGATCCTGGAGTTCGCCGAGTTCCACGGGGTGGAGAAGATACAGGGGACCTCCAGTGTGCTGAGCCTCTCCAGAGCAGTGCGGCCGGTGCTTCCTTCCGCCGGGAGCGAGGAGAGGAGGAGGCTGGAGGAAACGCTCAGAGAAGCCGGGAAGTGGGAAGAGGTGTGTACGCTGAACCCGATCCGAGTGGGTTCCCTGGTCTCCGCGGAGGAGGTGGAGGAGGAGACCAGGGCCCGCCTACGCGAGCTCCTGTCCTGGGAAGAGAGCGTAACGTTGAGGATTCGCAAGCTGCCGGACCAGGCAGGGACCTGA
- a CDS encoding alpha/beta fold hydrolase: protein MSEASIYRENTVEANGIRIYYREMGSGDPLLLIMGLGGNVDWWTPKFLKSLASRYHVVAFDNRGAGRSEKPPGPYSIPQMADDAAALMDRLGWSSAHVLGMSMGGMIAQELALQHPERVRKLVLLVTTCGGPEQVPASPEVLQVLYSPKEGISPEVIARSTLYLLYPRKYIEENPGKMEEVVKAMLLAPIPPAAFALQLAAIINWSSHSRLKDIHNPTLIITGSEDILIPPENSRILARAIPNSRLVEYPGGGHGLIGQFPVEVAGEIAAFLG from the coding sequence ATGAGTGAAGCCAGCATCTACCGCGAAAACACCGTGGAGGCCAATGGCATCCGCATCTACTACCGGGAGATGGGAAGCGGAGACCCCCTCCTCCTTATCATGGGCCTGGGGGGCAACGTCGACTGGTGGACGCCCAAATTCCTGAAATCCCTCGCTTCACGGTATCACGTTGTGGCCTTCGATAACCGTGGCGCGGGGAGGTCCGAAAAGCCTCCCGGTCCCTATTCCATCCCCCAGATGGCCGATGACGCCGCGGCGCTCATGGACAGGTTAGGGTGGTCCTCGGCCCATGTCCTGGGAATGTCCATGGGGGGAATGATCGCCCAGGAACTCGCCCTGCAGCACCCGGAAAGGGTTCGCAAACTGGTCCTTCTGGTCACCACCTGCGGAGGCCCGGAGCAGGTTCCCGCTTCCCCGGAAGTGCTTCAGGTTCTCTATTCCCCGAAGGAGGGAATCTCTCCCGAGGTCATAGCGCGATCCACATTATACCTCCTGTACCCTCGCAAATACATTGAAGAGAACCCGGGGAAGATGGAGGAGGTGGTTAAGGCCATGCTCTTGGCCCCCATACCTCCCGCGGCCTTCGCCCTCCAGCTTGCCGCCATCATCAACTGGTCATCCCATTCCCGCCTCAAGGATATCCACAATCCGACCCTGATCATCACCGGCTCCGAGGATATCCTCATCCCGCCGGAGAACTCGCGCATCCTGGCCCGTGCCATTCCCAACAGCCGCCTGGTGGAGTATCCGGGTGGGGGACATGGCCTGATCGGACAGTTCCCGGTGGAGGTAGCGGGGGAAATAGCGGCCTTCCTTGGCTGA
- a CDS encoding MFS transporter has protein sequence MEGPEERLMTRGFLLVCASNFLAFFAIYMVIPILPVFLEERGYSNAFIGFLMSVATMVALLRPFFGRLADDHGRKRLLATGTLLLGLSTFFYASFSTAVPLLIIRFLNGCGLAAFHTAAYAMVGDLAPPSRRLQAIAIFYISVDVSIALAPPAAKALRLAWGYTPAYLLAGVIAALSFLSSLLVPETMTATATGRNGRAKTGFTPLQKAIFAATMGFTLTFGSLQTFIVLSSQSKGVGQGELFFTVFAATLIAFRLGMGKKADRINRRHLVLASGLMTLVGLAMLAYANSLALLLSGSLVYAIGFAYLPTTLSALLLDHTPQEMRGRALGMFMAVFDVGIGLGGIALGPVADSLGYPPMYLLGGALAASTLVYFYARTVGIALPSAQAAATIQGGKDE, from the coding sequence ATGGAGGGACCTGAGGAACGCCTGATGACCCGGGGTTTCCTCCTGGTGTGCGCCAGTAATTTTCTGGCATTTTTTGCCATATACATGGTCATCCCCATCCTTCCCGTCTTCCTCGAGGAAAGGGGTTATTCCAACGCCTTCATAGGGTTCCTCATGTCCGTGGCCACCATGGTGGCGCTCCTCCGCCCCTTCTTCGGCCGCCTGGCGGACGATCACGGGCGTAAGCGTCTCCTGGCGACGGGGACGCTGCTTTTGGGCCTCTCCACCTTCTTCTACGCCTCCTTTTCCACCGCCGTGCCCCTGCTGATCATCCGCTTCCTCAACGGGTGCGGACTGGCCGCCTTCCACACCGCCGCCTATGCCATGGTCGGGGACCTGGCCCCGCCGAGTCGACGCCTGCAGGCCATCGCCATCTTCTACATCTCCGTGGACGTCTCCATAGCCCTTGCTCCCCCGGCCGCCAAGGCCTTGCGCCTGGCCTGGGGGTACACTCCCGCGTACCTGCTGGCCGGCGTCATCGCGGCGCTCTCCTTCCTTTCCTCCCTCCTGGTCCCCGAGACCATGACCGCCACGGCGACCGGCCGCAACGGGAGGGCGAAGACCGGTTTCACCCCCCTGCAGAAGGCCATCTTCGCCGCCACCATGGGGTTCACCCTCACCTTCGGGAGCCTGCAGACCTTCATCGTCCTCTCCTCCCAGAGCAAGGGGGTAGGCCAGGGGGAACTGTTCTTCACCGTCTTCGCAGCCACCCTCATCGCCTTCCGGCTGGGAATGGGAAAGAAGGCCGACAGGATAAACCGGCGCCACCTGGTGCTCGCATCTGGACTCATGACCCTGGTGGGCCTGGCCATGCTGGCTTACGCGAACAGCCTGGCCCTTCTTCTTTCCGGAAGCCTGGTCTACGCCATCGGCTTCGCTTACCTGCCCACCACCCTCTCCGCCCTGCTGCTCGACCACACTCCGCAGGAGATGCGGGGGAGGGCGCTGGGCATGTTCATGGCCGTGTTCGACGTGGGGATAGGCCTGGGAGGCATCGCTCTCGGTCCGGTGGCCGACTCCCTGGGATACCCGCCCATGTACCTCCTGGGCGGGGCGCTCGCGGCATCAACCCTCGTATACTTTTACGCCCGCACCGTTGGCATCGCCCTGCCTTCCGCGCAGGCAGCCGCCACGATCCAAGGAGGAAAGGATGAGTGA
- a CDS encoding ketopantoate reductase family protein, translating to MRMALVGAGSMGTVIGALLTKGGEDIVLVDVNEAHVKAMNEKGARITGHMELTVPVRAITPDRMEGIYDLVIYLVKTTYDDRALPEILPFLGENSAVITLQNGVPEERVASVVGRERTLGGAIGWGATLLEPGVSELTSEVEAMTYDIGEMDGSVTERIRAVKAVLDKAGKAEITTNLVGTRWTKLLANVSMSGLGTALNCTYGDILDNEKALIAATSIIVETLKTARALGIRMEPMQGVDPNVLLDIIRESEENALNVIRMVWGRHRDQVPSMLQDLRKGLPCEVETLNGYLSAKSAEAGVPTPVNDKVTEIIRGIQEGRYPLSFDNLDMIEVRPLKEIV from the coding sequence ATGAGGATGGCACTGGTAGGGGCGGGATCCATGGGCACGGTCATAGGAGCCCTTTTAACCAAAGGCGGGGAGGACATCGTGCTGGTGGACGTAAACGAGGCGCATGTCAAGGCCATGAACGAGAAGGGAGCGCGAATCACCGGGCACATGGAACTCACCGTTCCGGTGAGGGCCATCACGCCGGACCGGATGGAGGGGATCTACGACCTGGTCATCTACCTGGTGAAGACCACCTACGACGACCGCGCCCTGCCGGAGATTCTTCCTTTCCTGGGGGAGAACAGCGCGGTCATCACCCTCCAGAACGGGGTGCCGGAGGAGCGGGTGGCCTCGGTGGTGGGCCGCGAGCGCACCCTGGGAGGGGCCATCGGTTGGGGGGCCACCCTCCTGGAGCCAGGCGTTTCCGAGCTCACCAGCGAGGTGGAAGCCATGACCTACGACATCGGCGAGATGGACGGGTCAGTCACCGAGCGCATCCGGGCGGTGAAGGCAGTGCTGGACAAGGCGGGAAAGGCGGAGATAACCACCAACCTGGTGGGGACGCGCTGGACCAAGCTGCTGGCCAACGTATCCATGAGCGGCCTGGGCACCGCCCTGAACTGCACCTACGGGGACATCCTGGACAACGAGAAGGCGCTCATCGCCGCCACCTCCATCATCGTGGAGACCCTCAAGACGGCGCGGGCCCTGGGTATCAGGATGGAACCCATGCAGGGCGTGGACCCCAACGTGCTCCTGGACATCATCCGCGAGAGCGAGGAGAACGCCCTGAACGTTATCCGCATGGTCTGGGGAAGACACCGGGACCAGGTTCCCAGTATGCTCCAGGACCTGCGCAAGGGGCTTCCCTGCGAGGTGGAGACCCTCAACGGCTACCTGTCGGCCAAGTCGGCGGAGGCGGGGGTGCCCACCCCGGTCAACGACAAGGTCACGGAGATAATCCGGGGTATCCAGGAGGGCAGGTACCCCCTGAGCTTCGACAACCTGGACATGATCGAGGTGCGCCCCCTGAAAGAGATCGTGTGA
- a CDS encoding PaaI family thioesterase gives MTGEAGWKELREKMVALLNGSPYYRHLGMEVVETGEGLARLRLVVKDEHKNLYGILHGGVLASLLDSTCSIAVGTLLSPGEAAVTLDQRINFVSNVREGVLYTEGRALHKGRYTGVGYGEVRDEEGNLVAAGMTTVFVIRSGESQVRESRDPVDERLRRGDTKS, from the coding sequence ATGACAGGGGAAGCCGGTTGGAAGGAATTGAGGGAGAAGATGGTCGCCCTGCTCAACGGGTCGCCTTACTATCGCCACCTGGGCATGGAGGTGGTGGAGACGGGAGAGGGATTGGCCAGGTTGCGCCTAGTGGTCAAGGACGAGCACAAGAACCTCTACGGGATATTGCATGGTGGGGTGCTCGCCTCCCTGCTCGACTCCACCTGTTCCATTGCCGTAGGCACCCTCCTGTCTCCGGGGGAAGCTGCGGTGACCCTGGACCAGAGGATTAACTTTGTTTCCAACGTGAGGGAGGGGGTGCTGTACACGGAGGGAAGGGCCCTGCACAAGGGGCGCTACACGGGGGTGGGATACGGAGAGGTCAGGGACGAGGAGGGCAACCTGGTGGCTGCCGGGATGACCACCGTCTTCGTGATCCGGAGCGGCGAGTCCCAGGTGCGCGAGTCCAGGGACCCCGTCGATGAGCGCCTGAGGCGCGGGGATACGAAATCCTGA
- a CDS encoding SDR family NAD(P)-dependent oxidoreductase has translation MGVVNGCRYFYPRMVEAGGVLIVNISSGLALAPLPGSIPYCTTKYVVVGFSETLRAEAARHNIGVTVVCPGFILTNIFRSSRQRTVLPGDKPEDSVVRTERLLSRRRCDARKVAEKVVEAVQKNRGVVPVCWEVHLGGALHRLSRGLYARLLALLTRAWYRGLDGEGT, from the coding sequence CTGGGGGTCGTCAACGGGTGCCGCTATTTCTATCCCCGCATGGTGGAAGCGGGAGGGGTCCTCATCGTCAATATCTCCTCGGGCCTGGCCCTGGCCCCGCTGCCCGGCTCCATTCCCTACTGTACCACCAAGTACGTCGTGGTGGGATTTTCCGAGACCCTCCGCGCCGAGGCGGCCCGGCACAACATTGGGGTGACGGTGGTATGCCCGGGGTTCATCCTTACCAACATCTTCCGTTCCTCGCGACAGCGAACCGTGTTACCCGGGGATAAGCCCGAGGACTCCGTGGTCCGCACCGAGAGGCTTCTCTCCCGGCGTCGCTGTGACGCGAGGAAGGTGGCGGAGAAGGTGGTGGAGGCGGTGCAGAAGAACCGGGGAGTGGTTCCCGTTTGCTGGGAGGTTCACCTGGGGGGCGCCCTTCATCGCCTGAGCCGCGGGCTTTATGCCCGACTCCTGGCTTTACTAACCCGGGCCTGGTACCGTGGGCTCGATGGGGAAGGCACGTGA